TTACTCATTCCATCCAATCAAGATGGTAATCCACAAGATGAAATCCCTGCTGGCAGTAGCCGAACTTATGAATTTACTATTCCAGAAGGCAATGCAGGTACATATTGGTACCACCCTCATGGTCACGAAACCGTTGCCGAACAAGTTGCTCGAGGATTGGCTGGAATATTTATTGTACGCAGTAAAAAAGATCCACTTGCCTCTTTGCCAGAACAAAACTGGTTCTTTTCTGATTTGAAACTAACCGACAAAGGTGAAATTGCCGATAATTCAATGGTTGATTGGATGAATGGACGTGAAGGTCAATTTGTATTAATTAATGGTGCTTATCGTCCTAAAATTACCGTAAAAAGTGCAACTAGAGTGCGTATTTGGAATGCGTGTTCTGGGCGTTATCTTAATTTATCAATTCCTAACTGCGATGTTTATTTAGTTGGAACAGATGGAGGATTGATGCCTAAACCTGTTCAACTAAACTCACCGCTATTGTTGTCACCGGCTGAACGCGCTGAATTGGTTATTGTTCCTAAACAATCAGGTACAGTATATTTACAATCAATTGGATATGATCGTGGAAAAATGGGCAATGTACCACCTGAACAAGATATCATACTTGGTGAACTAGTTTTGACAGAGTCATCCTCTATTGCTTTACCGTCAACGTTACGCGAGTTGCCAAAATTAGGGCATGCAACGGCTCATAAGACACTAGAATACACCGAAGTTATGGATATGAAAGAGCCTCGAGGAGGTATGCTATTTTTAATTAACGGCAAACGCCATGATATGCAACGAATTGATTTAGAAAGTAACATTCATGAAGTTGAAGAGTGGACAATTTTTAATAATTCTCACATGGATCATAACTTTCATATACATGGTGCACAGTTTACTACCGTATCACATGAAGTTGATGGTAAAAAGAATCCACCTAAATATGAGGCATTAAAAGATACCATTAATTTACGTCCATATGAAAAAATCACCATAAAAATTCAACAAAATATGCCAGGATTACGCATGTATCATTGTCATATAATTGAACATGAAACACTGGGTATGATGGGTCAATTAATGGTGAAATAATTTAATCAACTTTCCCCCTCTTTTTTTAACCATTATTTATTAAAATTAGAGGTGGGATATTTTGTTGATAAAGAAAGACAATAAACAAAGTTTAAGGATTAGAATATTGAGTAATTCAGTTTAAGAAAGTAACATTTAAAATAAGGCGATTAACCTATCAAACAACAATATTTTGCTAGCACAAAATCACACGAGTCTGTTTTTCTAATTCCATAACTTGTAAGGAATCGGCTATATCATTAGTAATTAGCGCTGTAATTTCGCTCCAATCACAAATTTTATATAAACTTTTACGGCTAAATTTAGTATAGTCACCTAAAATATATCTTTTATCGGAATGTGCAATAATCACTTTATCTATATAAGCATCTGAAGATGAGGGACTAGAAGGACCGTTTAAGTTACTAAAACCATCTGTTCCTAAAAAACAAACATCAACTTGGATTTCGTTAATCATTGATAGCGCCCAACCGCCAAATACAGATGAGCTTTTGTCACGTAATTCGCCACCAAATAAAAACACTTGATTTTCAGAAGAAATCAATATGTTAGCTACAGGAAGAGAGTCCGTAAAAATCTTAAAACCAGAACGATACATTAATAATTTAGCTAGTTCTAATGCTGTACTTCCTGTACCAATAATCATTGAGCAATTATCTGGAAGGAGTGTTAATGCTTTTTGTGCGATACTCTTTTTTAAGCTTGCATTTTCTTTTTCTCTAATTTTGAATGGATTCTCAATAGCGCCTTGTTTGAGTGTTGCACCACCATGGCATTTAACTAAAAATCCTTTTTTTTCTAATTGAGATAGATCCTTGCGAATAGTTTCATAAGTTACTTGATATTTACGAGCTAATTCACTTACATACACAGTTCCGGTTGTAATCAACTCTTCTAAAATTAATTCTCTTCTCTCATTCATTAAGTGCATAGTTAACAATCTCAATTATTTTAGTATAAGTGTAGATATTGGTTTTATTAATAGTTATCTTTTTTATTTTTGACGATATTTTACAACATAATCTAACTTATTCCTCATTTATCTTAATCACTTTCTAAAAAACCAACTAACACAATCTTAAATGACAACATTAAATTGGTTTAAATTGGCTTTTTATAAATTAAAAAACAATATCTTATCATATTTGTGACGTAGATCACATTGACTTACCAATAAAAACCAACTATAAAGTTGGTTACTAAATCTAAATGAGGAAAACTGATGAAAACAAAAATTGCTATCGCATGTGATGATCTGGGATTTGAATATAAGCAAGCTATCAAACAATATTTAATTGAAGAAAAAAATGCTGAAGTCGTTTATGACCCAGTTAAAGTCAAAAATGATGGTATCAATACTTTCGCTAAATTGGCTGATGAAATGTCAGTTCTGATTCAAAAAGATATTTGCCGTTTAGGAATCTATATCTGTGGAACTGGAATTGGTTTTACTTGTCAAGCAAATAAACATTGGGGTATTCGCGCCACAGCAGTAACTAATCCTTATTCAGCCAAACGAGCCAGACTTAGTAATAATGCACAAATTATCGGTATTGGCTGCCGAGTCAACGGGCTTGAGTATACAAAAATGATCATTGATGCTTGGTTTGATGAACCTTTTGACTTTACTACCGCTCGTGAAAACTCGAAAAAAAACTTATTAGAAGCAGAACGTAATGACAACGCTCTATTAGTCAAACCTATGCATATTGCATGGAATATGGGTTTTAGAGCTGATGAGTAAGTAACAAAGGAGCATCTTATGGAACTAATCACACAATTTATTAATGATTTAGGTAATTTCATCTTTATACCGATCATTTTTTTAATACTCATGGCCGCTCTTGGTCGACCTATTTCGGAATGTATATCTTCTGCAATGAAAGT
The sequence above is drawn from the Gilliamella apicola genome and encodes:
- a CDS encoding multicopper oxidase family protein, which produces MKRRIFLLNITTAISGLAVTKAFAKMDHSSMSDTMCAINSDECQKGDSMHHEHMNMNMNMSNNKTPQKLLATSALPQGQDLPELARLKNTSDKQGTFEANLEAKPVKIKLTPELTTEFWAYNGNIPGPAIEAFEGDKVKITVKNSIPQATTVHWHGLLIPSNQDGNPQDEIPAGSSRTYEFTIPEGNAGTYWYHPHGHETVAEQVARGLAGIFIVRSKKDPLASLPEQNWFFSDLKLTDKGEIADNSMVDWMNGREGQFVLINGAYRPKITVKSATRVRIWNACSGRYLNLSIPNCDVYLVGTDGGLMPKPVQLNSPLLLSPAERAELVIVPKQSGTVYLQSIGYDRGKMGNVPPEQDIILGELVLTESSSIALPSTLRELPKLGHATAHKTLEYTEVMDMKEPRGGMLFLINGKRHDMQRIDLESNIHEVEEWTIFNNSHMDHNFHIHGAQFTTVSHEVDGKKNPPKYEALKDTINLRPYEKITIKIQQNMPGLRMYHCHIIEHETLGMMGQLMVK
- a CDS encoding DeoR/GlpR family DNA-binding transcription regulator, whose translation is MHLMNERRELILEELITTGTVYVSELARKYQVTYETIRKDLSQLEKKGFLVKCHGGATLKQGAIENPFKIREKENASLKKSIAQKALTLLPDNCSMIIGTGSTALELAKLLMYRSGFKIFTDSLPVANILISSENQVFLFGGELRDKSSSVFGGWALSMINEIQVDVCFLGTDGFSNLNGPSSPSSSDAYIDKVIIAHSDKRYILGDYTKFSRKSLYKICDWSEITALITNDIADSLQVMELEKQTRVILC
- a CDS encoding RpiB/LacA/LacB family sugar-phosphate isomerase encodes the protein MKTKIAIACDDLGFEYKQAIKQYLIEEKNAEVVYDPVKVKNDGINTFAKLADEMSVLIQKDICRLGIYICGTGIGFTCQANKHWGIRATAVTNPYSAKRARLSNNAQIIGIGCRVNGLEYTKMIIDAWFDEPFDFTTARENSKKNLLEAERNDNALLVKPMHIAWNMGFRADE